From the Acidimicrobiales bacterium genome, the window TGTCGGTGATCTCGCGCGCCCGCTGACGCAGAACGGGATCACCGATGATGCGGATGTCGTAACCGGACATGCAGCAAGGTTACCGTCGACCGCATGAGCGTCGGGCACTACTTCGATGACGACCCCGACAGCGAGTCGTCGCCCCACCCGGTCGAGATCACCCTGCCCGACATCTCCCTCACCCTTACGGCCGATCGCGGCGTGTTCTCCGCCGACAAGCTCGACACCGGCACGAAGTTGCTCCTCCTCGAGACACCGCCGATGTCGGAGGCGGCGACGATTCTCGACATCGGCTGCGGCTGGGGGCCGATCACGTGCGTGGCGGCGATGCGAGCGCCCGAGGCGACGGTGTGGGCCGTCGACGTGAACCGCCGGGCCCGTGCCCTCACCGAAGCGAACGCAGCATCGATCGGCGCCGCCGACCGGGTCCGCGTCGCCGCGCCCGACGACGTTCCGACC encodes:
- a CDS encoding methyltransferase, with protein sequence MSVGHYFDDDPDSESSPHPVEITLPDISLTLTADRGVFSADKLDTGTKLLLLETPPMSEAATILDIGCGWGPITCVAAMRAPEATVWAVDVNRRARALTEANAASIGAADRVRVAAPDDVPTDVRFDRILSNPPIRVGKDILHQILRRWLPRLTPDGIAHLVVQKHLGSDSLAKWLDDDGFPATRLSSRAGYRVLEVRRGDSDRIGDDSGETV